One segment of Pirellulales bacterium DNA contains the following:
- a CDS encoding DeoR/GlpR family DNA-binding transcription regulator translates to MLELVRSRGFAALPDLADALAVSESTVRRDLDFLEDAGSAKRTHGGVFYTGSSPKLPHFDERQPAQWDKKRAIAARAAQLIQDGDTLLLDGGTTTYEVARLLVGRHLQIVTNSLPVANLFASGASTDLVLVGGYVYPRTGVSLGPYANQMLANLNVRRTVLSVAGINDRGFYNSNLLLVETEQAMLQASEEVIVVADSTKFGHQSLAHLCALERVDYLVVDHEIDAAWKKKVKAAGVDLVIAEPPDAQPLKNA, encoded by the coding sequence TTGCTCGAACTCGTCCGCTCACGCGGCTTTGCGGCATTGCCCGATTTGGCCGACGCGCTGGCCGTGTCCGAGTCGACGGTGCGCCGCGATCTCGATTTCCTCGAGGACGCCGGCAGCGCCAAGCGCACCCACGGCGGCGTGTTCTACACCGGCTCGTCGCCGAAGCTGCCGCATTTCGACGAGCGCCAGCCGGCGCAGTGGGACAAGAAGCGTGCCATCGCCGCCCGGGCCGCGCAACTGATCCAGGATGGCGACACGCTCTTGTTGGATGGTGGGACCACGACTTACGAAGTGGCGCGGCTGCTCGTTGGCCGCCACTTGCAAATCGTCACCAACTCGCTGCCCGTGGCCAATCTGTTCGCCTCGGGCGCCTCGACCGATCTGGTGCTCGTTGGCGGTTACGTTTATCCGCGCACCGGCGTGTCGCTCGGTCCCTACGCGAATCAGATGCTGGCGAACCTGAACGTGCGCCGCACGGTGCTCAGCGTGGCCGGCATCAACGACCGCGGGTTTTACAACAGCAACTTGCTGTTGGTCGAAACCGAGCAGGCGATGCTGCAAGCCTCGGAAGAGGTGATCGTGGTGGCGGACAGCACCAAGTTCGGCCATCAGAGCCTGGCGCATTTGTGCGCCCTGGAACGTGTCGATTACCTGGTCGTCGATCACGAGATCGACGCGGCCTGGAAGAAGAAAGTCAAAGCGGCGGGCGTCGACCTCGTCATTGCCGAACCTCCTGATGCACAACCGTTGAAAAACGCATGA
- a CDS encoding GNAT family N-acetyltransferase, translating into MASALHFSKRLLTRPPSATPTGFALRQFAGLQDIALWLELRNRAFARAKPGILSWDATDFARELTERPWWSPDRLWFALAHEPGADQPLPVGTVALAERAAGPEAVAAVHWLAVLPMWRRRGVARLLMAALEERAWDLGYRTIALETHAGWTAAKQLYESLGYLQDPGETFMR; encoded by the coding sequence ATGGCCTCGGCCCTCCACTTCTCGAAACGGCTTCTCACTCGCCCCCCGTCGGCGACTCCGACGGGCTTTGCCTTGCGACAATTCGCAGGGCTCCAGGACATCGCGCTGTGGCTCGAGCTGCGCAACCGGGCCTTCGCCCGGGCCAAACCCGGCATTCTTAGCTGGGACGCGACGGACTTCGCCCGCGAGCTGACAGAGCGCCCCTGGTGGTCGCCCGACCGGCTGTGGTTTGCCCTGGCCCACGAGCCGGGGGCTGACCAGCCGCTGCCGGTCGGCACGGTGGCACTTGCCGAACGAGCGGCCGGCCCCGAGGCGGTCGCCGCCGTGCATTGGCTGGCGGTGCTCCCCATGTGGCGGCGTCGCGGCGTGGCCCGGCTGCTGATGGCCGCGCTCGAAGAGCGTGCCTGGGATCTAGGCTACCGCACGATCGCGCTGGAAACCCATGCAGGCTGGACTGCCGCGAAACAGCTTTATGAATCGCTCGGATATCTACAGGACCCTGGAGAGACGTTTATGCGTTAG
- a CDS encoding TIGR04222 domain-containing membrane protein: MDTKQAQLYAKILAFEFDEPGTCRTFAARLAEENDWSVEFADRAVFEYRRFLFLAMAAGHVVCPSEEVDEVWHLHLIYSRSYWQRLCGEVLERPLHHDPSRGGRQQYHKHRRMYAETLDSYRRLFGEEPPADLWPDVERRFSPHRKDQPADRSRYWMIRKPVLWWRVRSWWRKFSTGVAFTLMATVPLFGVAIDHPFNMHGPEFLAFYACLLIVAFGTAVTVRLLAKRSSDMNKKGDSSPLDPYQAAYLSGGPGWALKTAIARMLADHETIVTRTTPLRLGRFGISKTTGHPLLRALSMAMPAAPQGASMGGLRGNAQDALDNLAESLQTRGLLMSPQRASIAHVVPLAIMATTIGVGLIKIIVGLQRHRPVAFLVLMCVLAVIVTLLAFARRVYRTDAGDRQLLSLKLGNQHLRKEARDSEFSAHDSLPLAIALFGFGVLLGGPYQNLARSLDPNAKTNYPAKGHRIWGNSCGGIGVGCGGGAGANLGGGGHGCGGGGGAGCGGGGGCGGGGGGCGGGGCGGCGS; this comes from the coding sequence ATGGACACGAAGCAAGCGCAACTGTACGCGAAGATTCTGGCGTTCGAGTTTGATGAGCCTGGCACCTGCCGCACGTTCGCGGCGCGGCTCGCCGAAGAGAACGATTGGTCCGTCGAATTTGCTGACCGAGCCGTTTTCGAATATCGGCGGTTTCTCTTTCTCGCCATGGCCGCCGGACACGTCGTCTGTCCTTCGGAAGAAGTCGACGAAGTCTGGCATCTGCACCTGATCTACAGCCGCTCGTACTGGCAGCGCCTGTGCGGCGAAGTGCTCGAGCGTCCGCTGCACCACGATCCGTCGCGCGGCGGTCGCCAGCAGTACCACAAGCATCGCCGCATGTATGCCGAGACGCTCGATAGTTATCGGCGGCTGTTCGGCGAAGAGCCGCCGGCCGATCTGTGGCCTGATGTCGAGAGGCGGTTCTCGCCGCATCGCAAAGACCAGCCGGCCGATCGATCGCGATACTGGATGATCCGCAAACCGGTTCTGTGGTGGCGTGTTCGCTCATGGTGGCGAAAATTCAGCACCGGCGTGGCCTTCACTTTGATGGCCACTGTGCCACTCTTCGGAGTCGCCATCGATCATCCGTTCAACATGCATGGGCCGGAATTCCTGGCGTTCTACGCGTGCCTGTTGATCGTCGCTTTCGGGACAGCGGTCACGGTGCGTCTGCTGGCGAAGCGGTCGTCGGACATGAACAAGAAGGGAGACAGCTCGCCGCTCGATCCGTATCAAGCGGCGTATCTCAGCGGCGGACCGGGCTGGGCCCTGAAGACCGCCATTGCACGCATGCTGGCCGATCACGAAACCATCGTCACCCGGACAACACCGCTTCGTCTTGGCCGATTCGGGATATCGAAAACGACGGGGCATCCGCTCCTCCGCGCCCTATCGATGGCTATGCCGGCGGCACCACAGGGAGCGAGCATGGGCGGTCTGAGAGGAAATGCTCAGGATGCGTTAGACAATCTCGCTGAGTCGTTGCAAACCCGCGGCCTCTTGATGTCGCCGCAGCGTGCATCAATTGCTCACGTCGTGCCGCTGGCGATCATGGCCACGACGATTGGCGTGGGACTGATCAAGATCATTGTCGGGCTCCAGCGGCATCGCCCCGTCGCGTTTCTCGTGTTGATGTGTGTCTTGGCCGTGATCGTAACGCTGCTGGCGTTCGCTCGCCGGGTCTATCGGACAGATGCCGGGGATCGGCAGCTCTTATCGCTGAAGCTCGGGAATCAGCATTTGCGCAAAGAGGCTCGCGATTCAGAGTTCTCGGCGCATGACTCCTTGCCGCTAGCGATTGCGCTGTTCGGCTTTGGCGTCTTGCTTGGTGGCCCTTATCAGAATCTCGCTCGTTCGCTCGATCCCAACGCGAAAACCAACTACCCAGCGAAGGGGCATCGCATCTGGGGCAATAGTTGCGGAGGCATTGGCGTCGGCTGTGGGGGTGGCGCCGGCGCTAACCTCGGCGGCGGCGGACATGGCTGTGGTGGCGGAGGGGGCGCCGGCTGTGGAGGCGGCGGCGGATGCGGCGGGGGAGGTGGTGGTTGCGGTGGAGGGGGCTGCGGAGGATGCGGCAGCTAA
- the purN gene encoding phosphoribosylglycinamide formyltransferase, translated as MSTAPLKLVVLISGGGTTLRNLLDRMADGRLAARVERVISSNPTAGGLKFAEAAQIPTHICQRNQFASDDEFGRAIFAACREAKPDLVVMAGFLKFAPVPADFANRVMNIHPALIPAFCGRGAYGLRVHRAVLDYGAKVSGCTVHFVDNEYDHGPIILQHVVPVEEHDTPESLAARVFAAECEALPEALRLFAAGRLQVEGRRVRVLPG; from the coding sequence ATGAGCACCGCACCGCTAAAACTTGTCGTGCTCATCTCCGGCGGTGGGACCACGCTGCGCAATCTGCTTGATCGCATGGCCGATGGCCGCCTGGCGGCGCGGGTCGAGCGAGTGATCTCGAGCAATCCTACAGCGGGCGGATTGAAATTCGCCGAAGCCGCGCAGATACCCACGCACATCTGCCAACGCAATCAATTCGCCAGCGACGATGAGTTTGGCCGTGCGATCTTCGCGGCTTGTCGAGAAGCGAAGCCGGACCTGGTCGTGATGGCCGGCTTCTTGAAGTTCGCGCCGGTGCCGGCCGATTTTGCCAATCGCGTGATGAACATCCATCCCGCGCTGATACCGGCTTTCTGCGGGCGCGGCGCGTATGGTCTGCGTGTGCATCGCGCCGTGCTCGACTACGGAGCCAAAGTGTCGGGCTGCACGGTTCACTTCGTCGACAACGAGTACGACCACGGGCCGATCATCTTGCAGCACGTCGTGCCGGTCGAAGAGCACGACACGCCCGAATCGCTCGCCGCGCGGGTCTTCGCGGCCGAGTGCGAGGCCTTGCCCGAGGCGCTGCGCTTGTTCGCCGCGGGCCGGTTGCAAGTCGAAGGGCGGCGCGTGCGCGTGTTGCCGGGCTGA
- the ileS gene encoding isoleucine--tRNA ligase, with protein MFRPTPNADFPKLEQQVLDFWRERAIYAKSLARREGSPKFVFYEGPPTANGMPHPGHCLTRAIKDLFPRYQTMRGRYCERKAGWDTHGLPVEVEVCKELGIHAKEEIEAYGIEPFIHRCQQSVWRYMQEWERLTERIGFWIRLDHAYVTYHQSYVESVWWSLKNLFDRGLLYQGHKIVWWWAQGGTALSSGEVGQGYREVADPSVFVRFPLVVDEKTEKLGLDANTSLLVWTTTPWTLPSNQFAAVHPELEYSVVVDEHDGQTHKLIVASALVETLAAKVKRELHVEKKLMGSKLVGCRYVPPFDYYYRSLGNVLGRVDYAPMEATVANYYFHKQGLDTADVEVEVAKSERYVGWRIVGTGFVTTDSGTGIVHIAPAFGEDDFEVLNNERRTFGSNGSGPDLLCPVASDGKFDLGPPGDRSTAEAPDYRGRWVKDCDRDISRNLRDRGLLWHQEQYLHDYPFCWRADEDPLIQYPRRSWFIRTSQFKVQMLANNAEINWLPEHIKDGRFGNFLATNVDWALSRERYWGTPLPIWVCDKTGRMEAVANYAELIAKPGVRGTEVWDAAKKKNPELVDDLKIHKPYIDAITYDSPFEKGGRMTRVTEVIDCWYDSGAMPFAQWGYPASDSAERFQENFPADFISEAIDQTRGWFYSQLAISTLVFGDVKFPHPFRNCIVLGLMLGEDGQKMSKSKRNYREPGEIFDRYGADALRWYFFANQPPWTSIRYNEQAIKDSIPEFLLRLWNVYSFLVIYANIDGFDPAKSLPGEAGQLAPEDLARAADYRPVAQRSELDRWILSELARTSAAVVERMDAYDNFNACARITEFVDALSNWYVRRSRSRFWSGESARKGSDKLDAYWTLYECLVTTAKLVAPFVPFLSETLWQGLVREPFGDRAAESVHLCDYPSANAAETDEQLSVRMNLVREIVSLGRSARMNAKLKVRQPLAKVEVILADPTHRAWLEEHNGLVKDELNVKQVEYTQKADQYISYTVLPDLKRLGPRLGKQLPALKKALAEADAAQLLARMEAEGAVTFDLPDGSVTLDAQDLQVRLQAKPGWAAAQGPAAVVVLSTELTDELVAEGHVRDLVHSIQNQRRDTDCEYTDRIELGIVTESAVLRQAIKDFAEYVQSETLCVKIVFEPLPGIGPVEIKLAGESVQIYLKRLK; from the coding sequence ATGTTTCGCCCTACGCCCAACGCCGACTTTCCCAAGCTCGAACAGCAAGTGCTCGACTTCTGGCGCGAGCGCGCGATCTATGCGAAGTCGCTCGCCCGCCGCGAGGGATCGCCAAAATTCGTCTTCTACGAAGGTCCCCCCACGGCCAACGGCATGCCGCATCCGGGGCACTGCCTGACGCGGGCGATCAAGGACCTCTTCCCGCGCTACCAGACCATGCGCGGACGCTACTGCGAACGCAAGGCGGGCTGGGACACGCATGGGCTGCCGGTCGAAGTCGAAGTCTGCAAAGAGCTGGGCATCCACGCGAAGGAAGAGATCGAAGCCTATGGCATCGAGCCCTTCATCCACCGCTGCCAGCAGAGCGTGTGGCGCTATATGCAAGAGTGGGAACGGCTCACCGAACGGATCGGCTTTTGGATCCGCCTGGATCATGCCTACGTCACGTATCACCAGAGCTACGTCGAAAGCGTCTGGTGGTCGCTCAAAAATCTGTTCGATCGCGGTCTGCTCTACCAGGGGCACAAAATCGTCTGGTGGTGGGCACAAGGCGGCACGGCACTCAGTTCGGGCGAAGTAGGCCAGGGCTATCGCGAAGTGGCCGACCCGAGCGTGTTCGTGCGCTTTCCGCTAGTTGTCGACGAGAAAACCGAAAAGCTGGGGCTCGACGCGAACACGAGCCTGTTGGTCTGGACCACCACGCCCTGGACGCTGCCGAGCAATCAATTCGCGGCCGTGCATCCCGAGTTGGAGTATTCCGTCGTCGTTGACGAGCACGACGGGCAAACGCACAAGCTGATCGTGGCCTCGGCCCTGGTCGAGACGCTTGCCGCGAAGGTCAAGCGCGAGCTGCACGTCGAGAAGAAGCTGATGGGCTCAAAGCTGGTCGGCTGCCGCTATGTGCCGCCCTTTGACTATTACTACAGGAGCCTCGGCAATGTGCTCGGACGTGTCGACTACGCGCCGATGGAAGCGACCGTTGCGAACTACTACTTCCACAAACAAGGCCTGGACACGGCCGACGTCGAAGTGGAGGTCGCGAAGAGTGAAAGGTACGTCGGCTGGCGAATCGTGGGTACGGGATTTGTTACTACCGACAGCGGCACAGGCATTGTCCACATTGCACCAGCATTTGGCGAGGACGACTTCGAGGTCCTCAATAACGAACGCCGCACGTTTGGGTCAAACGGCAGCGGACCGGATCTGCTTTGCCCTGTCGCCTCGGACGGTAAGTTCGACCTTGGACCGCCTGGAGATAGGTCTACCGCCGAGGCGCCTGATTATCGGGGCCGCTGGGTTAAAGACTGCGATCGCGACATATCACGCAACCTACGCGATCGCGGACTGCTTTGGCATCAAGAACAGTACCTGCACGACTATCCGTTCTGCTGGCGGGCCGACGAGGATCCGCTGATCCAATATCCGCGCAGAAGCTGGTTTATTCGCACATCACAGTTCAAAGTGCAGATGCTCGCCAATAACGCCGAGATCAACTGGCTGCCCGAGCACATCAAGGATGGCCGCTTCGGCAACTTTCTGGCCACCAACGTCGATTGGGCCCTGTCGCGCGAACGCTACTGGGGTACGCCGCTACCGATCTGGGTTTGCGATAAGACCGGTCGGATGGAAGCCGTGGCCAACTATGCCGAGCTGATTGCAAAGCCCGGCGTGCGCGGCACCGAAGTGTGGGACGCCGCGAAAAAGAAGAATCCCGAGCTGGTCGACGATCTGAAGATCCACAAGCCGTACATCGACGCCATCACGTACGACTCGCCGTTCGAAAAAGGCGGCCGCATGACGCGCGTCACCGAAGTCATCGACTGTTGGTATGACTCGGGCGCGATGCCGTTCGCCCAATGGGGTTACCCGGCGAGCGACAGCGCAGAACGATTTCAGGAAAACTTCCCGGCCGATTTCATCAGTGAGGCGATCGATCAGACGCGCGGTTGGTTCTATAGCCAACTGGCGATCAGCACGCTGGTCTTCGGCGACGTGAAGTTCCCCCACCCGTTCCGCAACTGCATCGTCTTGGGGCTGATGCTCGGCGAAGACGGGCAGAAGATGTCCAAGAGCAAGCGGAACTATCGCGAGCCGGGCGAGATCTTCGATCGCTACGGGGCCGACGCGCTGCGCTGGTACTTCTTCGCCAATCAGCCGCCGTGGACCTCGATTCGCTACAACGAGCAGGCGATCAAGGACAGCATCCCCGAGTTCCTCTTGCGGTTGTGGAACGTCTACAGCTTTTTGGTGATCTACGCCAATATTGACGGCTTCGATCCGGCGAAGTCTTTGCCGGGCGAGGCCGGGCAGCTCGCGCCCGAGGATTTGGCGCGGGCGGCGGATTATCGGCCGGTGGCGCAGCGCAGCGAGCTCGATCGCTGGATCCTCAGTGAGCTCGCCCGCACGAGCGCCGCGGTCGTCGAGCGAATGGACGCCTACGACAACTTCAACGCCTGCGCGCGGATCACGGAGTTTGTCGACGCCCTGTCGAACTGGTACGTGCGCCGCAGCCGGTCGCGCTTCTGGAGTGGCGAGTCCGCTCGTAAAGGCTCGGACAAGCTCGACGCCTATTGGACTTTGTACGAATGCCTGGTGACCACGGCCAAATTGGTGGCGCCATTCGTGCCGTTTTTGTCCGAGACGCTCTGGCAAGGGCTGGTGCGCGAGCCGTTCGGCGATCGCGCCGCCGAAAGCGTGCACTTGTGCGATTATCCGTCGGCCAACGCCGCGGAGACCGACGAGCAGTTGTCGGTGCGGATGAACCTGGTGCGCGAAATTGTCTCGCTCGGTCGCAGCGCGCGAATGAACGCCAAGCTGAAAGTCCGGCAGCCGCTGGCCAAAGTCGAAGTAATCCTGGCCGACCCGACGCATCGCGCCTGGCTCGAAGAGCACAACGGCCTGGTGAAAGACGAACTCAACGTCAAGCAGGTCGAGTACACGCAGAAAGCCGATCAGTACATCAGCTACACGGTGCTGCCTGATCTGAAACGTCTCGGACCACGACTGGGCAAGCAATTGCCGGCGCTGAAAAAAGCGCTCGCCGAGGCGGACGCGGCGCAGCTCCTGGCGCGGATGGAGGCGGAGGGCGCCGTCACCTTCGACCTGCCCGACGGATCGGTCACGCTCGACGCACAAGATTTGCAAGTCCGCCTGCAGGCCAAGCCCGGCTGGGCCGCGGCGCAAGGTCCGGCCGCCGTCGTCGTGCTGTCGACCGAGCTGACCGACGAGCTCGTGGCCGAGGGACACGTGCGGGATCTGGTCCACTCGATCCAGAATCAGCGCCGCGACACAGACTGCGAATACACCGACCGCATCGAGCTGGGGATCGTCACCGAAAGTGCCGTGCTGCGCCAGGCGATCAAGGATTTTGCCGAATACGTGCAGAGCGAAACCTTGTGCGTGAAGATCGTGTTCGAGCCTTTGCCCGGTATTGGGCCGGTCGAGATCAAGCTGGCCGGCGAGAGCGTGCAGATTTATTTGAAGCGCCTTAAGTAG
- a CDS encoding purine-nucleoside phosphorylase: MLHLAAQIAEAATYIRTQWQGTAQAGVILGTGLGGLAREIESPVTIPYDAIPHFPRSTAISHAGQLVCGKLGGASVVAMEGRFHAYEGYSQQQLTFPVRVMKALGADTLIVSNACGGMNPFYRRGDIMVIDDHINLLGDNPLIGVNDEALGPRFPDMSCPYDPALIECALEIARLENFTAHRGVYVAVTGPNLETRAEYRFLRTIGADVVGMSTVPEVIVAVHASMRVLGLSVITDMCFPDALEPANIDMILAAAAESEPKLRAIVLGALQRIAVER; the protein is encoded by the coding sequence ATGCTTCACCTTGCCGCACAAATCGCCGAGGCCGCGACGTACATCCGCACCCAATGGCAGGGCACCGCCCAGGCCGGCGTGATCCTGGGCACCGGGCTGGGCGGACTCGCGCGCGAGATCGAGTCACCCGTCACGATTCCCTACGATGCGATCCCGCACTTTCCGCGCTCGACCGCGATCAGCCATGCCGGGCAGCTCGTCTGTGGCAAGCTCGGCGGCGCGAGCGTCGTGGCCATGGAAGGACGCTTTCACGCCTACGAAGGGTACAGCCAGCAGCAGCTCACCTTTCCGGTGCGCGTGATGAAGGCGCTGGGGGCCGACACGCTGATCGTCTCGAACGCTTGCGGCGGCATGAACCCGTTCTATCGCCGCGGCGACATCATGGTGATCGACGACCACATCAACCTGCTCGGGGACAACCCGCTGATAGGGGTGAACGACGAAGCCCTGGGCCCGCGCTTCCCGGACATGTCGTGCCCCTACGACCCGGCTTTGATCGAATGTGCCCTGGAGATCGCCCGGCTCGAGAACTTTACCGCCCATCGGGGTGTCTATGTAGCGGTGACGGGACCGAATCTGGAAACCCGGGCCGAGTATCGTTTCCTGCGGACGATCGGCGCGGACGTGGTCGGCATGTCGACCGTGCCCGAGGTGATCGTGGCCGTCCACGCGAGCATGCGGGTCTTGGGGCTGTCGGTGATCACGGACATGTGCTTCCCCGACGCGCTCGAGCCGGCCAATATCGACATGATCCTGGCCGCGGCCGCCGAGAGCGAGCCGAAGCTGCGGGCGATCGTGCTGGGGGCACTACAGCGGATCGCCGTGGAGCGGTAA
- a CDS encoding aminotransferase class I/II-fold pyridoxal phosphate-dependent enzyme, translating into MPIAPNVCFASNVGITYPDLVNLYGCTIGEGTRIGPFVEIQKNSSVGARCKISSHTFVCEGVTIEDEVFVGHHVCFINDRYPRATGASGQLQTEADWKVVPTRVCRGASIGSGAVIMCGVTIGANATVGAGAVVTHDVAPGDVVAGVPAAHLASASKSAPVAASNKVPFLDLTEHNRRIESEWKPAIDAVTSQSQFILGPAVERFEAAFARYIGVDYCVGLNNGTSALQLALQACDVGPGDEVITTPHTWISTTWAISYVGAKPVYVDVDRKTATINPALVERAITPRTKALLPVHLYGQACDLDALKNLADKYQLVLIEDTAQAHGAMHRGRRLGSVGHVGCFSFYPGKNLGAFGEAGAIVTGSADIAARVRRLRDHAQDGRHNHVELGYNARMEGLQGAVLEVKLRHLDDWNAARRAHARRYTELLAGLPELTLPTATNAEGHVWHLYVVLLNGVDRKALMAQLADRGVATAIHYPTLVPFQPAYAHLGYGRGVFPVAEDIASRCLSLPMYAELTDAQILHVVQAMKECLATSRAARIQVVPAPLGFPLGNAAHTNSHLSK; encoded by the coding sequence ATGCCCATTGCGCCCAACGTCTGCTTTGCATCGAACGTCGGCATCACGTATCCGGACCTGGTGAACCTGTATGGCTGCACGATCGGCGAGGGGACGCGGATCGGGCCCTTTGTCGAGATCCAAAAGAACTCGTCCGTCGGAGCTCGCTGCAAAATCAGCTCGCACACCTTCGTCTGCGAAGGGGTGACGATCGAAGACGAGGTCTTCGTCGGTCATCACGTGTGCTTCATCAACGACCGTTATCCGCGCGCGACCGGGGCATCGGGTCAGTTGCAAACCGAGGCGGACTGGAAAGTCGTTCCCACGCGCGTCTGCCGCGGGGCCTCGATCGGTTCGGGCGCCGTGATCATGTGCGGCGTCACGATCGGGGCGAACGCCACGGTCGGCGCCGGCGCCGTCGTGACGCATGACGTCGCGCCGGGCGACGTCGTGGCCGGCGTGCCCGCCGCTCATTTGGCCAGCGCAAGCAAATCTGCGCCCGTCGCGGCGAGCAACAAAGTGCCGTTTCTCGACCTTACCGAACACAACCGGCGGATCGAATCGGAATGGAAGCCGGCCATCGACGCCGTCACGTCGCAATCGCAATTCATACTCGGGCCGGCGGTCGAGCGATTCGAAGCGGCTTTCGCTCGCTACATCGGCGTCGATTATTGCGTGGGGCTGAACAACGGCACCTCGGCCTTGCAACTCGCGCTACAGGCCTGCGACGTCGGCCCCGGCGATGAAGTCATTACCACGCCGCACACCTGGATCAGCACGACCTGGGCCATCAGCTACGTCGGCGCGAAGCCTGTCTACGTTGACGTCGACCGCAAGACTGCCACGATCAATCCGGCGCTCGTCGAGCGTGCCATCACTCCGCGCACCAAGGCCTTGTTACCCGTGCATCTCTACGGCCAGGCATGCGATCTGGACGCGCTTAAGAATCTGGCTGACAAATACCAGCTCGTACTGATCGAAGACACGGCGCAGGCGCACGGCGCCATGCACCGCGGCCGCCGGCTCGGCTCGGTCGGGCACGTCGGGTGCTTCAGCTTCTACCCTGGTAAGAATCTTGGTGCGTTTGGCGAGGCCGGCGCCATCGTCACGGGCTCGGCCGATATCGCGGCACGCGTCCGGCGGCTCCGCGATCACGCACAAGACGGACGGCATAACCACGTCGAGCTCGGCTACAACGCTCGCATGGAGGGACTGCAAGGAGCGGTGCTCGAGGTCAAGCTCCGCCACCTCGACGATTGGAACGCGGCGCGCCGCGCGCATGCCAGGCGGTACACCGAATTACTCGCCGGCCTGCCCGAGCTGACCTTGCCTACGGCCACGAACGCCGAAGGGCACGTGTGGCACTTGTATGTGGTGCTGCTCAACGGAGTCGATCGTAAGGCCTTGATGGCGCAGTTGGCCGATCGCGGCGTGGCCACGGCGATCCACTATCCGACGCTCGTCCCCTTCCAGCCGGCGTACGCACATCTGGGCTATGGCCGTGGCGTGTTTCCGGTCGCCGAGGATATCGCCAGCCGCTGCTTGTCGCTGCCGATGTACGCCGAATTGACCGACGCGCAGATCCTGCACGTCGTGCAGGCGATGAAGGAATGCCTGGCAACATCCCGTGCCGCCCGGATCCAGGTAGTCCCCGCCCCATTGGGATTTCCCCTGGGGAACGCCGCTCATACGAACTCACACCTTTCCAAGTGA
- a CDS encoding GDP-mannose 4,6-dehydratase — MKLDGQTVLVTGGAGFIGSHLVETLRNCTVRVLDDLSTGKEANLADVRRHGRVEFVHGDIRNRALVATVLRDVDTVFHLACRGVRHSIGNPQESHEVNAAGTLTLLAEARRVGVKRFLHVSSSEVYGTARRAPMDEDHPTFPETVYGAAKLAGEAYARAYHQTYGLPTIVVRPFNNFGPRSHHEGDSGEVIPRFVVWALNGQPPIIFGDGSQTRDFIYVGETAHWLCRAAECDALVGRTVNLGSGVETSVSQLAKIVFEEAGLPHIQPNHQPKRPGDVQRHLADVRLAREVLGFNTRIDVREGIKRVLAHVRAQSRSAADLLAETNPFNWQTVGELVT, encoded by the coding sequence ATGAAACTCGATGGCCAAACGGTCCTTGTGACGGGCGGAGCCGGCTTCATCGGCTCGCATCTGGTCGAAACGCTGCGGAATTGCACGGTGCGTGTGCTCGACGATCTGTCGACCGGCAAGGAGGCTAACCTGGCCGACGTGCGGCGTCACGGACGCGTCGAATTCGTCCACGGCGATATACGCAATCGCGCGCTGGTCGCGACGGTGTTGCGCGACGTCGACACGGTATTTCACCTTGCCTGTCGCGGCGTGCGGCACTCGATTGGCAATCCGCAGGAAAGCCACGAGGTGAACGCCGCGGGCACTTTGACGTTGCTGGCCGAAGCGCGCCGGGTCGGCGTCAAGCGGTTCCTGCACGTTTCGTCGTCCGAGGTCTACGGCACGGCCCGGCGGGCGCCGATGGACGAAGATCATCCGACATTTCCGGAAACTGTTTATGGCGCCGCGAAGCTGGCCGGCGAGGCGTACGCTCGGGCTTACCATCAAACGTACGGTTTGCCGACGATCGTCGTGCGGCCGTTCAATAACTTCGGGCCGCGCAGCCATCACGAAGGCGATTCCGGTGAAGTGATTCCTCGTTTTGTCGTGTGGGCCTTGAACGGCCAGCCGCCGATCATCTTTGGCGACGGTTCGCAAACGCGCGATTTTATCTACGTCGGCGAAACCGCGCACTGGTTGTGCCGTGCGGCCGAATGCGATGCCCTGGTGGGCCGAACGGTCAACCTTGGCTCGGGGGTCGAGACCTCGGTCAGCCAGTTGGCGAAAATCGTTTTCGAAGAGGCGGGACTGCCGCACATCCAACCGAATCACCAGCCGAAGCGACCGGGCGACGTGCAGCGGCACCTGGCCGACGTGCGCCTGGCTCGCGAGGTGCTTGGCTTCAATACGCGGATCGACGTGCGCGAGGGAATCAAGCGCGTGCTCGCCCACGTGCGGGCCCAGTCGCGCAGTGCGGCCGACCTGTTGGCCGAGACGAACCCGTTCAACTGGCAAACCGTCGGAGAATTGGTGACGTGA